A single Rhinolophus ferrumequinum isolate MPI-CBG mRhiFer1 chromosome 12, mRhiFer1_v1.p, whole genome shotgun sequence DNA region contains:
- the ABCA2 gene encoding ATP-binding cassette sub-family A member 2 isoform X2, protein MGFLHQLQLLLWKNVTLKRRSPWVLAFEIFIPLVLFFILLGLRQKKPTISVKEAFYTAAPLTSAGILPVMQSLCPDGQRDEFGFLQYANSTVTQLLERLNRVVEEGNLFDPERPSLGSGLEALHQHLEALSLGPDTRESRLDRPAVSFSLDSVARDPRELWRFLSQNLSLPNSTARALLAAQVDLPEVYRLLFGPSPVLDVDSGLPRGQEPWGRLGASSLFRLEELLFAPALLEQLTCAPGSRELGRILTVPQGQQPALQGYRDAVCSGQAAARTRRFSGLAAELRNQLDVAKVAQQLGLDAGNGSAPRQQPPPPRRLQALLEDLLDAQKVLQDVDVLSALALLLPQGACAGRAPGSPASSPARTANSTGAGVGTSSNTTVEEGAPSAVSPASDSQQGQCSAFVQLWAALQPILCGNNRTIEPEALRRGNMSSLGFTSKEQRNLGLLVHLMTSNPKILYAPAGSEVDRVILKANETFAFVGNVTHYAQVWLNISAEIRSFLEQGRLQQHLLWLQQYVAELRLHPEALNLSLEELPPALRQDNFSLPNGSALLQQLDTIDNAACGWIQFMSKVSVDIFKGFPDEESIVNYTLNQAYQDNVTVFASVIFQTRKDGSLPPHVHYKIRQNSSFTEKTNEIRRAYWRPGPNTGGRFYFLYGFVWIQDMMERAIINTFVGHDVVEPGSYVQMFPYPCYTRDDFLFVIEHMMPLCMVISWVYSVAMTIQHIVAEKEHRLKEVMKTMGLNNAVHWVAWFITGFVQLSISVTALTAILKYGQVLMHSHVLIIWLFLAVYAVATIMFCFLVSVLYSKAKLASACGGIIYFLSYVPYMYVAIREEVAHDKITAFEKCIASLMSTTAFGLGSKYFALYEVAGVGIQWHTFSQSPVEGDDFNLLLAVTMLMVDAIVYGVLTWYIEAVHPGMYGLPRPWYFPLQKSYWLGSGRTEAWEWSWPWARAPRLSVMEEDQACAMESRRLEETRGMEEEPTHLPLVVCVDKLTKVYKNDKKLALNKLSLNLYENQVVSFLGHNGAGKTTTMSILTGLFPPTSGSATIYGHDIRTEMDEIRKNLGMCPQHNVLFDRLTVEEHLWFYSRLKSMAQGEIRKEMDKMIEDLELSNKRHSLVQTLSGGMKRKLSVAIAFVGGSRAIILDEPTAGVDPYARRAIWDLILKYKPGRTILLSTHHMDEADLLGDRIAIISHGKLKCCGSPLFLKGAYGDGYRLTLVKRPAEPGGPQEPGLMSSPPGRAQLSSCSEPQVSQFIRKHVASCLLVSDTSTELSYILPSEAAKKGAFERLFQHLECSLDALHLSSFGLMDTTLEEVFLKVSEEDQSLENSEADVKESRKDMLSGTEGLASLGEAHAGNLARCADLAQSQASLQSTSSVGSARGDEAAGYADVYGDYRPLFNNLQDPDNVSLQEAEAEALTRIGQGSRKLEGWWLKLRQFHGLLVKRFHCARRNSKALSSQILLPAFFVCVAMTVALSVPEIGDLPPLVLSPSQYHNYTQPRGNFIPYANEERREYRFQLSPDASPQQLMSTFRLPSGVGATCVLKSPANGSLGSTLNLSSGESRLLAARFFDSMCLESFTQGLPLSNFVPPPPSPAPSDSPVSQDEDPLQAWNTSLPPTSGPENWTSAPSLPRLVREPVRCTCSTQGTGFSCPSGVGGHPPQMRVVTGDILTDITGHNVSEYLLFTSDRFRLHRYGAITFGNVQKSIPASFGARAPAMVRKMAVRRAAQVFYNNKGYHSMPTYLNSLNNAILRANLPKNKGHPAAYGITVTNHPMNKTSASLSLDYLLQGTDVVIAIFIIVAMSFVPASFVVFLVAEKSTKAKHLQFVSGCNPVIYWLANYVWDMLNYLVPATCCVIILFVFDLPAYTSPTNFPAVLSLFLLYGWSITPIMYPASFWFEVPSSAYVFLIVINLFIGITATVATFLLQLFEHDKDLKVVNSYLKSCFLIFPNYNLGHGLMEMAYNEYINEYYAKIGQFDKMKSPFEWDIVTRGLVAMTVEGFVGFFLTIMCQYNFLRQPQRMPVSTKPVEDDVDVASERQRVLRGDADNDMVKIENLTKVYKSRKIGSILAVDRLCLGVRPGECFGLLGVNGAGKTSTFKMLTGDESTTGGEAFVNGHSVLKELLQVQQSLGYCPQFDALFDELTAREHLQLYTRLRGIPWKDEARVVKWALEKLELTKYADKPAGTYSGGNKRKLSTAIALIGYPAFVFLDEPTTGMDPKARRFLWNLILDLIKTGRSVVLTSHSMEECEALCTRLAIMVNGRLRCLGSIQHLKNRFGDGYMITVRTKSSQHVKDVVRFFNRNFPEAVLKERHHTKVQYQLKSEHISLAQVFSKMEQVVGVLGIEDYSVSQTTLDNVFVNFAKKQSDNLEQQETEPPSALQSPLGRLLSLFRTRPTPTELRALVPDEPEDLDTEDEGLISFEEERAQLSFNTDTLC, encoded by the exons ATGGGCTTCCTGCAtcagctgcagctgctgctctGGAAGAACGTGACGCTGAAGCGTCGGAGCCCG TGGGTCTTGGCTTTCGAGATCTTCATCCCTCTGGTTCTCTTCTTCATCCTGCTGGGGCTGCGGCAGAAGAAACCCACCATCTCTGTGAAGGAAG CTTTCTACACAGCCGCGCCCCTCACCTCCGCTGGCATCCTGCCTGTGATGCAGTCACTGTGCCCAGATGGCCAGCGGGATGAGTTTGGCTTCCTGCAGTACGCCAACTCCAC GGTCACTCAGCTGCTGGAGCGCCTCAACCGTGTGGTGGAGGAGGGCAACCTTTTCGACCCGGAGCGGCCCAGCCTGGGCTCAGGGCTCGAGGCCCTGCACCAGCACCTGGAGGCCCTCAGCTTGGGCCCCGACACCAGGGAGAGCCGCTTGGACAGGCCCGCAG TGTCCTTCTCTCTGGACTCGGTGGCCAGGGACCCGAGGGAGCTGTGGCGTTTCCTGTCTCAGAACCTGTCGCTGCCTAACAGCACGGCCCGGGCTCTCCTGGCTGCTCAGGTGGACCTGCCCGAG GTCTATCGCCTGCTCTTTGGCCCTTCGCCTGTCCTAGATGTGGACTCAGGACTCCCCAGGGGTCAGGAGCCCTGGGGCCGCCTGGGTGCCAGTTCCCTATTCCGGTTGGAG GAGCTGCTGTTTGCCCCCGCCCTCCTGGAGCAGCTCACGTGTGCACCGGGCTCCAGGGAACTGGGCCGTATACTCACTGTGCCCCAGGGGCAGCAGCCAGCGCTGCAGGGCTACCGGGATGCTGTCTGCAGTGGGCAGGCTGCAGCCCGCACCCGGCGCTTTTCTGGGCTGGCCGCTGAGCTCCGGAATCAGCTGGACGTGGCCAAGGTCGCCCAGCAG CTGGGCCTGGATGCCGGCAACGGTTCAGCCCCACGGCAGCAGCCACCTCCCCCACGGCGCCTGCAGGCGCTGCTAGAAGACCTGCTGGATGCCCAAAAAGTTCTGCAGGACGTGGACGTCCTCTCGGCCCTGGCTCTGCTGCTGCCGCAGGGCGCGTGCGCTGGCCGTGCTCCTGGGTCCCCAGCCAGCAGCCCTGCCAGGACGGCCAACAGCACAGGGGCCGGGGTGGGAACGAGCTCCAACACCACGGTCGAGGAGGGTGCCCCGTCCGCTGTGTCCCCAGCCTCTGACTCACAGCAGGGCCAGTGCTCCGCCTTCGTGCAGCTCTGGGCTGCCCTGCAGCCCATTCTGTGTGGCAACAACCG caccATTGAGCCGGAGGCGCTGAGGCGAGGCAACATGAGCTCCCTGGGCTTCACCAGCAAGGAGCAGCGGAACCTGGGCCTTCTCGTGCACCTCATGACGAGCAACCCCAAGATCCTCTACGCACCGGCGGGATCTGAGGTGGACCGCGTCATCCTCAAG GCCAACGAGACCTTTGCCTTCGTGGGCAACGTGACCCACTATGCCCAGGTCTGGCTCAACATCTCGGCTGAGATCCGGAGCTTCCTGGAGCAGGGCAGGCTGCAGCAGCACCTACTCTGGCTGCAGCAG TACGTGGCGGAGCTGCGGCTGCATCCTGAGGCACTGAACCTCTCGCTGGAGGAGCTGCCGCCCGCCCTGCGCCAGGACAACTTCTCGCTGCCTAATGGCTCTGCCCTCCTGCAGCAGCTGGACACCATTGACAATGCTGCCTGCGGCTGGATCCAGTTCATGTCCAAG GTGAGCGTGGACATCTTCAAGGGTTTCCCGGATGAGGAGAGCATCGTCAACTACACCCTCAACCAGGCCTACCAGGACAATGTCACAGTGTTCGCCA GCGTGATCTTCCAGACACGCAAGGATGGCTCCTTGCCGCCCCACGTGCACTACAAGATTCGCCAAAACTCTAGCTTCACCGAGAAAACCAATGAGATCCGCCGGGCCTATTGGCGGCCGGGGCCCAACACCGGGGGCCGCTTCTACTTCCTGTACGGCTTCGTCTGGATCCAGG ATATGATGGAGCGCGCCATCATCAACACCTTTGTGGGGCACGATGTGGTGGAGCCGGGCAGCTATGTGCAGATGTTTCCCTACCCCTGCTACACGCGGGATGA TTTCCTGTTTGTCATCGAGCACATGATGCCACTCTGCATGGTGATTTCCTGGGTCTACTCCGTGGCCATGACCATCCAGCACATTGTAGCAGAAAAGGAGCACCGACTGAAGGAG GTGATGAAGACGATGGGCCTGAACAACGCCGTGCACTGGGTGGCCTGGTTCATCACTGGCTTTGTGCAGCTGTCCATCTCGGTGACGGCGCTCACCGCCATCCTCAAGTACGGCCAAGTCCTCATGCACAGCCACGTGCTTATCATCTGGCTCTTTCTGGCCGTCTACGCCGTGGCCACCATCATGTTCTG CTTCCTGGTGTCCGTGCTATACTCCAAGGCCAAGCTGGCCTCGGCCTGCGGCGGCATCATCTACTTCCTGAGCTACGTGCCTTACATGTACGTGGCAATCCGCGAGGAGGTGGCCCACGATAAGATCACTGCCTTCGAGAAGTGCATTGCG TCCCTGATGTCCACAACAGCCTTTGGCCTGGGCTCCAAGTACTTTGCCCTATACGAGGTGGCGGGCGTGGGCATCCAGTGGCACACGTTCAGCCAGTCACCTGTGGAAGGGGACGACTTCAACTTGCTCTTGGCTGTCACAATGCTGATGGTGGACGCAATCGTCTATGGCGTGCTCACGTGGTACATTGAAGCTGTGCACCCAG gCATGTACGGGCTGCCCCGGCCCTGGTACTTCCCACTGCAGAAGTCCTACTGGCTGGGCAGTGGGCGGACAGAGGCGTGGGAGTGGAGCTGGCCATGGGCTCGTGCCCCGCGCCTTAGCGTCATGGAGGAGGACCAGGCCTGTGCCATGGAGAGTCGGCGCTTGG AGGAGACTCGCGGCATGGAGGAGGAGCCCACCCACCTGCCTCTAGTAGTCTGCGTGGACAAGCTCACCAAGGTCTACAAGAATGACAAGAAGCTGGCCTTGAACAAGCTGAGCCTGAACCTCTATGAGAACCAGGTGGTGTCCTTTCTGGGCCACAACGGGGCCGGCAAGACCACCACCAT GTCTATCCTCACTGGTCTGTTCCCGCCCACGTCGGGTTCGGCCACCATCTATGGGCATGACATCCGCACTGAGATGGATGAGATCCGCAAGAACCTGGGCATGTGTCCACAGCATAACGTGCTCTTTGACCGACTCACAGTGGAGGAGCACCTCTGGTTCTACTCCCGGCTCAAGAGCATGGCTCAGGGGGAGATCCGAAAGGAGATGGAcaa GATGATTGAAGACCTGGAGCTCTCCAACAAGCGGCACTCACTGGTGCAGACGCTGTCGGGTGGCATGAAACGCAAGCTCTCGGTGGCCATTGCCTTTGTGGGTGGCTCCCGCGCCATCATACTCGACGAGCCCACGGCTGGTGTGGACCCCTATGCACGCCGTGCCATCTGGGACCTCATCCTGAAGTATAAGCCTG GCCGCACCATCCTCCTGTCCACCCATCACATGGATGAGGCTGACCTGCTCGGGGATCGCATCGCCATAATCTCCCACGGGAAGCTGAAGTGCTGTGGCTCCCCGCTGTTCCTCAAGGGCGCCTATGGGGACGGCTACCGCCTCACACTGGTTAAGCGTCCTGCTGAGCCAGGGGGCCCCCAAG AGCCAGGGCTGATGTCTAGCCCCCCAGGTCGGGCCCAGCTGAGCAGCTGCTCGGAGCCCCAGGTTTCCCAGTTCATCCGCAAGCATGTGGCCTCCTGCCTGCTAGTCTCTGACACAAGCACGGAGCTCTCCTACATCCTGCCCAGCGAGGCCGCCAAGAAGGGGGCCTTCGAGCGCCTTTTCCAG CACCTGGAGTGCAGTCTGGACGCATTACACCTGAGCAGCTTCGGGCTCATGGACACGACGCTAGAGGAGGTGTTTCTCAAGGTGTCAGAGGAAGACCAGTCGCTGGAGAACAGTGAGGCTG ACGTGAAGGAGTCCAGGAAGGACATGCTGTCGGGGACAGAGGGCCTGGCCTCGTTGGGGGAGGCTCACGCGGGGAACCTGGCCCGGTGTGCAGACCTGGCCCAGTCACAGGCGTCGCTGCAGTCCACGTCCTCAGTGGGCTCTGCCCGTGGGGATGAGGCAGCTGGCTATGCTGACGTGTACGGCGACTACCGCCCCCTCTTCAACAACCTGCAGGACCCCGACAACGTCAGCTTGCAAG AGGCTGAGGCGGAGGCCCTTACGCGGATTGGCCAGGGTAGCCGCAAGCTGGAAGGCTGGTGGCTGAAGCTGCGCCAGTTCCACGGGCTCTTGGTGAAGCGCTTCCACTGTGCCCGCCGCAACTCCAAGGCACTGTCCTCGCAGATCCTGCTCCCCGCCTTCTTTGTCTGTGTGGCCATGACCGTGGCGCTCTCCGTCCCAGAGATCG GTGACTTGCCCCCATTGGTCCTGTCCCCCTCTCAGTACCACAACTACACCCAGCCCCGCGGCAATTTCATCCCTTACGCCAACGAGGAGCGCCGGGAGTACCG ATTTCAGCTGTCGCCTGACGCCAGCCCCCAGCAGCTCATGAGCACATTCCGGCTGCCATCGGGTGTGGGCGCCACTTGTGTGCTCAAGTCTCCAGCCAACGGCTCCCTGGGCTCCACGCTGAACTTGAGCAGTGGCGAGTCACGCCTGCTGGCCGCGCGGTTCTTCGACAGCATGTGCCTGGAATCCTTCACACAGGGGCTACCTCTGTCCAACTTCGTGCCACCCCCACCCTCGCCCGCTCCATCCGACTCCCCAGTGTCCCAGGATGAGGACCCGCTGCAGGCCTGGAacacctccctgcctcccacctctgGGCCAG AGAACTGGACATCAGCGCCCTCCTTGCCACGCCTGGTGCGGGAGCCTGTCCGCTGCACCTGCTCCACACAGGGCACTGGCTTCTCCTGCCCCAGTGGTGTGGGCGGGCACCCGCCCCAGATGCGTGTGGTCACAGGTGACATCCTGACCGACATCACCGGCCACAACGTCTCCGAGTACCTGCTGTTCACCTCTGACCGCTTCCGGTTGCACCG GTATGGGGCCATCACCTTCGGCAACGTCCAGAAGTCCATCCCGGCCTCGTTTGGTGCCCGGGCCCCAGCCATGGTGCGGAAGATGGCTGTGCGCCGGGCAGCCCAG GTTTTCTACAACAATAAGGGTTACCACAGCATGCCCACCTACCTCAATAGCCTCAACAACGCCATCCTGCGTGCCAACCTGCCCAAGAACAAGGGCCACCCAGCGGCCTATG GCATCACTGTCACCAACCACCCCATGAACAAGACAAGCGCCAGCCTCTCCCTGGATTACCT GCTGCAGGGCACAGATGTGGTCATCGCCATCTTCATCATCGTGGCCATGTCCTTCGTGCCGGCTAGCTTTGTGGTCTTCCTGGTGGCCGAGAAGTCCACCAAGGCCAAGCACCTACAGTTCGTCAGTGGCTGCAACCCCGTCATCTACTGGCTGGCCAACTACGTGTGGGACATG CTAAACTACCTGGTCCCAGCAACCTGCTGCGTCATCATCCTGTTTGTGTTCGACTTGCCGGCCTATACGTCACCCACCAACTTCCCTGCCGtgctctccctcttcctgctgTATGG GTGGTCCATCACCCCCATCATGTACCCGGCTTCCTTCTGGTTTGAGGTCCCCAGCTCGGCCTATGTGTTTCTTATCGTCATCAACCTTTTCATTGGCATCACGGCCACTGTGGCCACCTTCCTGCTGCAGCTCTTTGAGCATGACAAG GACCTGAAGGTTGTCAACAGTTACCTGAAAAGctgctttctcattttccccaacTACAACCTGGGCCACGGGCTCATGGAGATGGCGTACAACGAGTACATCAACGAGTATTACGCCAAGATCG GCCAGTTTGACAAGATGAAGTCCCCATTCGAGTGGGATATTGTCACCCGGGGGCTGGTGGCCATGACGGTAGAGGGCTTCGTGGGCTTCTTCCTCACCATCATGTGCCAGTACAACTTCCTGCGGCAGCCACA GCGCATGCCGGTTTCTACCAAACCTGTGGAGGACGATGTCGACGTCGCCAGCGAAAGGCAGCGAGTGCTGCGGGGTGATGCCGACAACGACATGGTGAAGATCGAGAACCTGACCAAG GTGTACAAGTCTCGGAAGATTGGCAGCATCCTGGCTGTGGACCGACTGTGCCTGGGCGTGCGTCCTGGCGAATGCTTCGGCCTCCTTGGTGTCAACGGTGCGGGCAAGACCAGCACCTTCAAGATGCTGACGGGTGACGAGAGCACGACGGGGGGCGAGGCCTTTGTCAACGGGCACAG TGTGCTCAAGGAGCTGCTCCAGGTCCAGCAGAGCCTGGGGTACTGCCCGCAGTTTGATGCCCTGTTTGACGAGCTCACGGCCCGGGAACACCTGCAGTTGTACACGCGGCTCCGCGGCATCCCTTGGAAGGATGAGGCCCGG GTGGTGAAGTGGGCACTGGAGAAGCTGGAGCTGACCAAATATGCCGACAAGCCAGCTGGTACCTATAGTGGAGGCAACAAGAGAAAGCTGTCTACGGCCATTGCCCTCATCGGGTACCCTGCCTTTGTCTTCCTG GACGAGCCCACCACAGGTATGGACCCCAAGGCCCGACGCTTCCTCTGGAATCTCATCCTCGACCTTATCAAGACGGGACGCTCAGTGGTGCTGACGTCACACAG CATGGAAGAATGTGAGGCGCTGTGCACGCGGCTGGCCATCATGGTGAACGGACGCCTGCGCTGTCTGGGCAGCATCCAGCACCTGAAGAACCG GTTTGGGGATGGCTACATGATCACGGTGAGGACCAAGAGCAGCCAGCACGTGAAGGATGTGGTGCGCTTCTTCAACCGGAACTTCCCGGAGGCTGTGCTCAAG GAGCGGCACCACACGAAGGTGCAGTACCAGCTGAAGTCGGAGCACATCTCGCTGGCTCAGGTGTTCAGTAAGATGGAGCAGGTGGTGGGCGTGCTGGGCATTGAGGACTACTCTGTCAGCCAGACCACCCTGGACAAT GTATTTGTGAACTTCGCCAAGAAACAGAGCGACAACTTGGAGCAGCAGGAGACAGAACCACCTTCAGCCCTGCAGTCCCCACTGGGCCGCCTGCTCAGCCTGTTCCGGACACGGCCCACGCCCACTGAGCTGCGGGCGCTTGTGCCCGATGAGCCTGAGGACCTGGACACAGAGGACGAGGGCCTCATCAGCTTTGAGGAGGAGCGG GCCCAGCTCTCCTTCAACACGGACACGCTCTGCTGA